A single window of Salvia splendens isolate huo1 chromosome 8, SspV2, whole genome shotgun sequence DNA harbors:
- the LOC121743822 gene encoding protein IQ-DOMAIN 17-like encodes MGKNSSWLNAVKKAFRSPTNDDKKIKITTTRQDQENKRGKKRWIFRRNLSIESAKCATSSAVGICGGEESSVRRQQPKMKPPFAAAAEEEIVLVREDKAAILIQRIFRGYLARRALNALQGVVKLQALIRGHNVRKRAKMTLQCIQSLVRVQAIVCDQRRRLSCEAVFRPDSIRQSSRASNSLGVGPTELGEIHALIQKAKECSLKQGNALAHALSQQIWGTDVEDYSRRENGYSWMRKDRYLCNQRDPINTSEVKSHQSPRTPAWSKTRSIPCSPHGEASSRRVSMSERSCPLPRPNYMAATASAMARVRPNSTPRQRPLSPGREAAGTARKRLSFPALEFEDQSNFQRWRDEPYYGTD; translated from the exons ATGGGGAAGAATTCTTCATGGCTGAATGCAGTGAAGAAGGCCTTCAGATCTCCCACCAATGATGACAAGAAGATCAAGATCACCACAACAAGACAAGACCAAGAAAAT AAAAGGGGGAAGAAGAGATGGATTTTCCGGAGGAATCTAAGCATTGAGAGCGCGAAATGTGCGACTTCTTCGGCGGTGGGGATTTGCGGTGGAGAAGAGAGTTCGGTGAGGAGGCAGCAGCCCAAAATGAAGCCCCCgtttgcggcggcggcggaggaggagatTGTTTTGGTGAGAGAAGACAAGGCGGCGATTCTCATTCAGAGAATCTTCAGAGGATACCTG GCAAGGAGAGCTCTAAATGCTCTACAAGGCGTGGTGAAACTGCAAGCATTAATAAGAGGCCATAATGTCCGAAAACGTGCAAAAATGACCCTCCAATGCATCCAATCTTTGGTTCGAGTCCAAGCTATCGTTTGTGATCAGCGCCGGAGGCTGTCGTGCGAAGCCGTGTTTCGCCCTGACAGCATCAGGCAGTCGAGCCGAGCTTCGAATAGCTTGGGCGTGGGCCCCACCGAGCTCGGGGAAATCCACGCCCTCATACAAAAGGCAAAAGAATGCTCACTCAAACAGGGCAACGCATTAGCCCATGCACTGTCTCAACAA ATTTGGGGCACAGATGTAGAAGATTATTCAAGGAGGGAAAATGGCTATAGTTGGATGAGGAAAGATAGGTATCTATGCAATCAAAGGGATCCAATCAACACTAGTGAAGTGAAGAGCCACCAATCTCCGAGAACCCCGGCATGGTCCAAGACTAGGTCCATCCCGTGCAGCCCGCACGGGGAAGCTAGCTCGCGAAGGGTGAGCATGAGCGAGAGGTCTTGCCCGTTGCCTCGGCCAAACTATATGGCGGCCACTGCCTCGGCCATGGCGCGTGTTAGGCCAAACAGCACGCCAAGGCAGAGGCCGTTGAGTCCGGGCAGGGAGGCGGCCGGCACGGCTAGGAAGCGCCTCTCCTTCCCAGCCCTGGAATTTGAGGATCAATCCAACTTCCAAAGATGGAGAGATGAGCCTTACTATGGCACAGATTGA